Proteins encoded together in one Chitinophaga varians window:
- a CDS encoding RNA polymerase sigma-70 factor, whose translation MPAYHVYEDSELLDFVKSGNEAAFDEIYRRHWHSLYHSAYYLLQEEAPAMDIVQDVFVWFWEHRDHLVLTSLRGYLLMAVRYKVANYFRRQKVRAAFAAESIMLSREEGACEQALELKELKAVIASFTAELPERCREVFQLSRQEHLSNREIARQLGVSEKTVENQLTIALKKLRVRLGSMSLLM comes from the coding sequence ATGCCCGCTTACCACGTATACGAGGACAGTGAACTACTCGACTTTGTAAAGTCGGGCAATGAAGCCGCGTTTGATGAAATCTACCGCCGGCACTGGCACAGCCTCTATCACAGTGCCTATTACCTGCTCCAGGAAGAAGCTCCCGCCATGGACATCGTACAGGACGTATTCGTCTGGTTCTGGGAACACCGTGACCACCTGGTGCTGACCTCTCTCCGCGGATATCTCCTTATGGCCGTCCGGTATAAAGTGGCCAACTATTTCCGCCGGCAGAAAGTACGGGCCGCCTTTGCCGCAGAATCCATAATGCTCTCCCGTGAAGAAGGCGCCTGCGAACAGGCACTGGAGCTGAAAGAACTGAAAGCAGTCATTGCCAGCTTTACCGCGGAACTGCCCGAACGTTGCCGGGAGGTATTTCAACTGAGCCGCCAGGAACATTTGTCTAACCGGGAGATAGCCCGTCAACTGGGGGTTTCAGAGAAAACGGTGGAGAACCAGCTGACGATAGCACTGAAGAAATTAAGGGTGAGACTGGGGAGTATGTCGTTGTTGATGTAG
- a CDS encoding sensor histidine kinase, with amino-acid sequence MIFRKIANCWNAVVNIGIHPGLSFIETRRTKLLNTVAIPGVILTLYFCVLNLVQHRPALALVNIVHTLGDLLILYLNKKQRYLQARGVVIVLSLTLYGISGLLFRNGAEFYLILILVLTYLIYDNKWLLGFLSVLIISVIAFVYYAPVMWDLKPLVPSGRILANLVIALGVAVIALIYFKSVHAEYQEQTEEQRKVLDLLNRDKVKLFSIIAHDIRSPLATLEGLLLMFSNNHYSEAEMKSAAKELHLKVSQLGETLNNLLRWTAGQMKGLHTEPADVLLAPLVNDALSTFEPNIRQKGLKLDMSVDDRTPVYVDTNQLMIVLRNLISNAIKFSHQDGTITISTATDNKNVCLAVTDEGMGMDRERQETLFSFGYKPGYGTAGERGSGIGLVLCAEFIRQNNGEISVESTPGKGTTFRLTLPAGHEKTPEEIEEEWWA; translated from the coding sequence ATGATCTTTAGGAAAATCGCGAACTGCTGGAATGCTGTCGTTAACATAGGAATACATCCCGGATTGTCTTTTATTGAAACGAGAAGGACAAAACTCCTGAATACGGTGGCTATTCCGGGGGTTATACTGACATTGTATTTCTGTGTTCTCAACCTGGTACAGCACCGGCCGGCATTAGCGCTGGTGAATATCGTCCATACCCTTGGCGATCTGCTGATACTGTACCTGAACAAAAAACAGCGTTACCTGCAGGCAAGGGGAGTGGTGATCGTATTAAGCCTCACCCTGTACGGTATTTCAGGGCTTTTGTTCCGGAACGGGGCGGAGTTTTACCTGATACTCATCCTGGTGCTTACCTACCTGATTTATGACAACAAATGGTTATTAGGTTTCCTTTCTGTATTGATCATTTCTGTGATAGCATTTGTGTACTATGCGCCGGTAATGTGGGACCTGAAGCCACTGGTGCCTTCCGGCAGGATACTGGCCAACCTGGTGATAGCCCTGGGGGTGGCGGTCATCGCCCTGATTTATTTCAAAAGCGTGCATGCTGAATACCAGGAACAGACGGAAGAACAGCGTAAAGTGCTGGACTTGCTGAACCGCGACAAGGTGAAGCTGTTTTCCATCATCGCACATGATATCCGCAGTCCGCTGGCCACCCTGGAAGGGTTGCTGCTCATGTTCAGCAATAACCACTACAGTGAGGCCGAAATGAAATCGGCAGCGAAGGAGCTGCACCTGAAAGTGTCGCAGCTGGGAGAAACGCTCAATAATCTCCTGCGCTGGACAGCCGGACAAATGAAAGGGCTTCATACCGAGCCGGCAGATGTGCTGCTGGCGCCCCTCGTCAATGATGCGCTCAGCACCTTTGAACCCAATATCCGGCAGAAAGGGCTGAAGCTGGACATGTCAGTGGATGACCGCACTCCGGTATATGTAGATACCAATCAACTGATGATCGTGCTGCGTAACCTGATCAGCAACGCTATTAAATTCAGCCACCAGGATGGGACCATCACCATCAGCACCGCCACAGACAATAAAAACGTATGCCTGGCCGTGACTGACGAAGGCATGGGCATGGACCGCGAGCGGCAGGAAACACTGTTCTCTTTCGGTTATAAACCAGGCTACGGCACCGCAGGCGAACGCGGCTCCGGAATTGGCCTGGTGCTGTGCGCCGAATTTATCCGCCAGAACAATGGCGAAATAAGCGTGGAAAGCACACCAGGCAAAGGCACCACCTTCCGGTTGACATTGCCCGCCGGTCATGAAAAAACACCGGAAGAAATAGAAGAAGAATGGTGGGCATAA
- a CDS encoding glycerophosphodiester phosphodiesterase family protein has translation MIKKLFLATAFLTAQLSAHAQKMHVLKIRNSKELQAFLRYTGKDIPFISGHRGGVNTGFPENSIAAFENTLRHTPATFEIDPRLTKDSAIVLMHDATLDRTTTGTGKVSDYTLAELKQLKLKDVDGNITEYRIPTLQEAITWAKGKTVLILDKKDVPFEMTASLITKNQAAGHVMITVHTAREARWYYDRNKDFVFEAFVKTPEAMAEYEAAGIPWSHIMAYVGPDNKPQLQPLYETLHQRGVMCMISTAPTYDKQPDATARAAAYQAIIRDGASLIEADRSIEAAAAIQSMVPAKSEKQRFFGKK, from the coding sequence ATGATAAAAAAACTGTTCCTGGCAACGGCTTTCCTGACAGCCCAATTGTCTGCCCATGCGCAAAAAATGCATGTGCTAAAAATCCGCAACAGCAAAGAGCTACAGGCATTTCTTCGTTATACCGGTAAAGACATCCCTTTCATCAGCGGTCACCGTGGCGGGGTAAACACCGGTTTCCCGGAAAACAGCATTGCGGCATTTGAAAACACCTTGCGGCATACGCCCGCGACTTTTGAAATAGACCCGCGGCTGACAAAAGACAGCGCTATCGTGCTTATGCACGATGCCACACTGGACCGCACCACCACCGGCACTGGCAAAGTATCCGACTACACCCTGGCCGAGCTGAAACAACTGAAGCTGAAAGATGTGGACGGTAACATCACGGAATACCGCATCCCTACCCTGCAGGAAGCCATCACCTGGGCAAAAGGTAAAACCGTTCTGATCCTCGATAAAAAAGACGTGCCTTTTGAAATGACCGCTTCCCTCATCACTAAAAACCAGGCAGCAGGACATGTCATGATCACCGTACATACCGCCAGGGAAGCCCGGTGGTACTATGACCGCAACAAGGACTTTGTGTTTGAAGCTTTCGTCAAAACACCGGAGGCCATGGCCGAATATGAAGCCGCCGGCATTCCGTGGTCGCATATCATGGCCTATGTAGGCCCCGACAACAAGCCCCAACTGCAACCGCTATACGAAACACTTCATCAGCGCGGCGTCATGTGCATGATTTCCACCGCGCCCACCTACGATAAACAACCCGACGCCACTGCCCGCGCTGCCGCCTATCAGGCCATCATCCGTGATGGCGCCAGCCTTATAGAGGCTGACCGCTCCATTGAAGCGGCGGCGGCGATACAAAGTATGGTGCCAGCAAAAAGCGAGAAGCAGCGGTTTTTCGGTAAGAAATAA